Below is a genomic region from Elusimicrobiota bacterium.
ATTCGTTCCAGTTCCCGGCGGACCAGGGGCAAACCCAGCCTTCCGAGGGGTTCCAAGGGCAAACGATACGTCACGCGGTCTCGTAACAACGTGGCGTTGGGCCCCCGTTCTTCAAAGGTGTGGTGGTGAATCCACAGGGCGTAGGGCCCTTTCAGTTGAGTGTCGATGAATTCATAGGGCGGATTCCAGAGGGTGATTTCCGTCTTCCAACCCAGCGGAATTCCGAAAAGGCGGATTTGATAATCGATAAACGCGCCGGTTTTCATCGCGATGGGGGTGGGCGTGAGGATTTTAAAATGAAGTTCCCGGGGCGTGAGCAACTCCAGGTTCTCCGCGTTGGAGAAAAATGGAAACACCGTTGCCCGGGCCAGGGGCAAGGTGAAG
It encodes:
- a CDS encoding SRPBCC family protein, translated to MTPHLLNHAFTLPLARATVFPFFSNAENLELLTPRELHFKILTPTPIAMKTGAFIDYQIRLFGIPLGWKTEITLWNPPYEFIDTQLKGPYALWIHHHTFEERGPNATLLRDRVTYRLPLEPLGRLGLPLVRRELERIFRFRQEAVARHFGVRPVPS